The following proteins come from a genomic window of Triticum aestivum cultivar Chinese Spring chromosome 6A, IWGSC CS RefSeq v2.1, whole genome shotgun sequence:
- the LOC123128158 gene encoding ATP-dependent DNA helicase homolog RECG, chloroplastic isoform X2, giving the protein MIAPSSAQSLLKGGSESHLGRAISLEFRWGRSKMMCSRMRFRNALGSRLFRWCSRDKHTSVRKLLEVDGISERSKLLNKVPVLMGYSNTQYLMEQERVRKESATELISVLKEIDFAEILAKFPCIKFGDSSPIELYDDSAGPSPANVNDLSISEESSLITRHISGEPAVDGEVCPESLADATTADGNVLDKSKRCLPGEPAVVTEACPESLADATSPDNNILDKDIRSLPGTTSKQYRKLEDGGFHTIRKLLQHFPRTYADLQNPQGLIEDGQYIMFFGTVISSKGVRIRSTLGFVEVVVGCSIVEAKLSSSDVSCNSGAEQKQRIHLHLKKFFSGQRFSSQYFLNCISSKHKEGDIVYVSGKVKKVLSSGHYDLKEYTIDKLEEEEQQSALLDRKPYPIYPSKAGLEARLLGQSISRALKMLTPDIDPIPPEVLTEFNLANLFDAYMGIHKPKNRDEADFARRRLIFDDFFYLQLGRLFQMLEAVGTRVEKEELLYKCENHELNAVGVDQWSPLANKLLKSLPYSLTASQLNAVKEIIWDLRRPVPMNRLLQGDVGCGKTIVAFLACMEVVNSGFQAAFMVPTEILAVQHYEHLTSLLEKLDGDECKPNIALLTGSTSTRESRIIRNGLKTGEISMVIGTHTLIADKTDFSALRISVIDEQQRFGVIQRGRFNNKLYTSSSKLSDENTSEDAASDSETFMAPHVLAMSATPIPRTLALALYGDMSLTQITDLPPGRQPIETLALEGNDAGFETVFQMMRDELMDGGKVYLVYPIIEESEHLPQLHAAKADFDSIKQKFEGYPCGLLHGRMKGPEKDEALGSFRSGETRILLATQVIEIGVDVPDASMMIVMNAERFGMSQLHQLRGRVGRGGKKSRCVFLSSTSSTLPRLKVLENSSDGFHLANADLVMRGPGDLLGKKQSGHLPEFPIARLEIDGSILQEAHLAALKVLGTSNDLSMFPRLKVELSMRQPLCLLGD; this is encoded by the exons ATGATCGCCCCCTCCTCTGCGCAATCATTGCTTAAG GGTGGCAGCGAGAGCCATCTAGGTAGGGCGATCTCCTTAGAGTTTCGGTGGGGGCGCTCCAAAATGATGTGCTCCAGAATGAG GTTTAGGAATGCTCTTGGTTCTCGGCTCTTCCGCTGGTGTTCACGTGATAAACACACGTCCGTGCGGAAGCTGCTGGAGGTGGATGGGATATCAGAGAGATCAAAGCTCCTCAACAAA GTGCCTGTTTTGATGGGCTATAGTAACACACAATATTTAATGGAGCAAGAAAGAGTCCGCAAAGAATCTGCCACGGAGTTGATCAGTGTCTTGAAAGAAATTGATTTTGCAGAAATTTTGGCTAAATTCCCATGCATAAAATTCGGTGATTCATCACCAATTGAACTATATGATGATTCTGCTG GTCCATCTCCAGCAAATGTAAATGATCTTTCAATCAGTGAAGAGAGTTCTCTCATCACTCGGCATATTTCTGGTGAACCAGCAGTTGATGGGGAAGTTTGCCCCGAGTCATTAGCTGATGCTACAACTGCTGATGGTAATGTCTTGGACAAAAGTAAAAGGTGTTTGCCTGGAGAACCGGCAGTTGTTACAGAAGCTTGTCCAGAGTCATTAGCTGATGCTACAAGTCCTGATAATAATATCTTGGACAAAGATATAAGGTCCTTGCCTGGAACAACTAGTAAGCAATATCGTAAGCTAGAGGACGGTGGTTTCCATACG ATCCGCAAATTGCTGCAGCATTTCCCCAGGACCTATGCAGATCTACAAAATCCTCAAGGTCTAATAGAAGATGGGCAGTACATCATGTTCTTTGGAACTGTTATATCTTCCAA GGGAGTCAGGATTAGAAGTACTTTAGGTTTCGTTGAGGTTGTTGTTGGTTGTTCAATAGTTGAGGCCAAGTTAAGCTCTTCAGATGTGAGTTGTAACTCTGGAGCAGAGCAAAAACAGAGGATTCATTTGCACCTCAAGAAGTTTTTCAGTGGCCAACGTTTCTCTTCTCAATATTTTCTTAACTGTATATCATCAAAACACAAAGAGGGGGATATTGTGTATGTCAGTGGTAAG GTCAAGAAGGTACTTTCTAGTGGGCATTATGATTTGAAGGAGTACACTATTGACAAGCTCGAAGAAGAGGAGCAACAAAGCGCCCTGCTTGATAGGAAACCATATCCTATATATCCATCAAAAGCGGGACTGGAAGCACGTTTGCTGGGACAGTCCATCTCTAG GGCCTTGAAGATGCTGACTCCAGACATTGATCCTATCCCTCCTGAGGTTCTCACTGAGTTCAACTTGGCAAATCTGTTTGAT GCTTACATGGGGATTCACAAACCTAAGAATCGAGATGAAGCTGATTTTGCTCGCCGAAGGCTTATATTCGATGATTTCTTTTATCTCCAG CTGGGAAGACTATTTCAAATGCTTGAAGCAGTTGGTACACGGGTTGAAAAGGAAGAATTGCTATATAAGTGTGAAAATCATGAGTTAAATGCTGTTGGTGTCGATCAGTGGTCTCCTCTGGCCAATAAATTGTTGAAGTCTCTCCCTTATTCACTTACTGCTAGTCAACTAAATGCTGTTAAAGAGATTATATGGGATCTCAGAAGACCAGTTCCTATGAACAGGCTCTTGCAA GGGGATGTTGGTTGTGGTAAAACTATTGTTGCTTTCCTAGCATGTATGGAGGTTGTTAACTCAGGATTTCAG GCTGCTTTCATGGTTCCAACTGAGATACTTGCTGTTCAGCATTATGAACACCTGACTTCATTGCTGGAGAAGTTAGATGGAGATGAATGCAAACCAAATATTGCCTTGCTAACTGGTTCAACTTCCACCAGAGAGTCGAGGATAATTCGGAAT GGTCTCAAGACTGGAGAAATATCAATGGTCATTGGAACACACACCTTAATAGCTGATAAAACTGACTTTTCAGCTTTACGTATCTCTGTTATAGATGAGCAGCAACGTTTTGGTGTTATCCAACGAGGAAGGTTCAATAATAAG CTGTATACTTCGTCTTCAAAGCTGAGTGATGAAAATACAAGCGAAGATGCGGCTTCTGATTCTGAAACATTTATGGCTCCCCATGTTCTTGCTATGTCAGCTACCCCAATTCCAAGAACACTGGCTCTTGCTTTATATGGGGATATGTCTCTTACTCAG ATTACAGATTTGCCTCCAGGAAGGCAACCCATAGAAACTCTTGCTCTTGAAGGAAATGACGCTGGGTTTGAAACTGTTTTCCAG ATGATGAGGGATGAGCTTATGGATGGGGGCAAAGTGTATCTCGTTTATCCTATCATAGAAGAATCAGAGCACCTACCACAACTTCATGCTGCCAAAGCCGATTTTGATTCGATAAAACAGAAGTTTGAAGGCTATCCATGTGGGTTGTTGCATGGTCGCATGAAGGGCCCAGAGAAGGATGAAGCTCTGGGCAGTTTCAGATCCGGGGAAACGCGTATTCTCCTGGCAACGCAAGTTATTGAGATCGGAGTGGATGTTCCTGATGCTTCTATGATGATTGTCATGAATGCCGAGAGATTCGGAATGTCTCAGCTGCACCAGTTAAGAGGGCGGGTCGGTCGCGGGGGAAAGAAATCCAGATGTGTGTTCCTGTCCTCCACTTCCAGCACATTGCCAAGGTTGAAGGTGCTTGAAAATTCATCCGACGGGTTCCACCTAGCTAACGCCGACCTGGTGATGCGTGGCCCTGGCGATCTACTTGGCAAGAAACAGTCGGGGCATCTTCCCGAGTTTCCAATAGCCAGACTGGAGATTGATGGGAGTATTCTGCAAGAAGCCCATCTTGCTGCGCTA AAAGTTTTGGGAACAAGCAACGACCTGTCGATGTTTCCACGTTTGAAAGTGGAGCTCAGCATGAGGCAGCCGTTGTGCCTTCTGGGAGATTGA
- the LOC123128158 gene encoding ATP-dependent DNA helicase homolog RECG, chloroplastic isoform X1, which produces MIAPSSAQSLLKGGSESHLGRAISLEFRWGRSKMMCSRMRFRNALGSRLFRWCSRDKHTSVRKLLEVDGISERSKLLNKVPVLMGYSNTQYLMEQERVRKESATELISVLKEIDFAEILAKFPCIKFGDSSPIELYDDSAGMECKETMFSGNLTNFILVSGGNLETNREFADKCHPSGPSPANVNDLSISEESSLITRHISGEPAVDGEVCPESLADATTADGNVLDKSKRCLPGEPAVVTEACPESLADATSPDNNILDKDIRSLPGTTSKQYRKLEDGGFHTIRKLLQHFPRTYADLQNPQGLIEDGQYIMFFGTVISSKGVRIRSTLGFVEVVVGCSIVEAKLSSSDVSCNSGAEQKQRIHLHLKKFFSGQRFSSQYFLNCISSKHKEGDIVYVSGKVKKVLSSGHYDLKEYTIDKLEEEEQQSALLDRKPYPIYPSKAGLEARLLGQSISRALKMLTPDIDPIPPEVLTEFNLANLFDAYMGIHKPKNRDEADFARRRLIFDDFFYLQLGRLFQMLEAVGTRVEKEELLYKCENHELNAVGVDQWSPLANKLLKSLPYSLTASQLNAVKEIIWDLRRPVPMNRLLQGDVGCGKTIVAFLACMEVVNSGFQAAFMVPTEILAVQHYEHLTSLLEKLDGDECKPNIALLTGSTSTRESRIIRNGLKTGEISMVIGTHTLIADKTDFSALRISVIDEQQRFGVIQRGRFNNKLYTSSSKLSDENTSEDAASDSETFMAPHVLAMSATPIPRTLALALYGDMSLTQITDLPPGRQPIETLALEGNDAGFETVFQMMRDELMDGGKVYLVYPIIEESEHLPQLHAAKADFDSIKQKFEGYPCGLLHGRMKGPEKDEALGSFRSGETRILLATQVIEIGVDVPDASMMIVMNAERFGMSQLHQLRGRVGRGGKKSRCVFLSSTSSTLPRLKVLENSSDGFHLANADLVMRGPGDLLGKKQSGHLPEFPIARLEIDGSILQEAHLAALKVLGTSNDLSMFPRLKVELSMRQPLCLLGD; this is translated from the exons ATGATCGCCCCCTCCTCTGCGCAATCATTGCTTAAG GGTGGCAGCGAGAGCCATCTAGGTAGGGCGATCTCCTTAGAGTTTCGGTGGGGGCGCTCCAAAATGATGTGCTCCAGAATGAG GTTTAGGAATGCTCTTGGTTCTCGGCTCTTCCGCTGGTGTTCACGTGATAAACACACGTCCGTGCGGAAGCTGCTGGAGGTGGATGGGATATCAGAGAGATCAAAGCTCCTCAACAAA GTGCCTGTTTTGATGGGCTATAGTAACACACAATATTTAATGGAGCAAGAAAGAGTCCGCAAAGAATCTGCCACGGAGTTGATCAGTGTCTTGAAAGAAATTGATTTTGCAGAAATTTTGGCTAAATTCCCATGCATAAAATTCGGTGATTCATCACCAATTGAACTATATGATGATTCTGCTGGTATGGAGTGCAAAGAAACCATGTTTTCTGGAAACCTCACGAATTTCATCCTAGTATCTGGTGGAAATTTGGAGACAAATCGTGAATTTGCTGACAAGTGCCACCCATCAGGTCCATCTCCAGCAAATGTAAATGATCTTTCAATCAGTGAAGAGAGTTCTCTCATCACTCGGCATATTTCTGGTGAACCAGCAGTTGATGGGGAAGTTTGCCCCGAGTCATTAGCTGATGCTACAACTGCTGATGGTAATGTCTTGGACAAAAGTAAAAGGTGTTTGCCTGGAGAACCGGCAGTTGTTACAGAAGCTTGTCCAGAGTCATTAGCTGATGCTACAAGTCCTGATAATAATATCTTGGACAAAGATATAAGGTCCTTGCCTGGAACAACTAGTAAGCAATATCGTAAGCTAGAGGACGGTGGTTTCCATACG ATCCGCAAATTGCTGCAGCATTTCCCCAGGACCTATGCAGATCTACAAAATCCTCAAGGTCTAATAGAAGATGGGCAGTACATCATGTTCTTTGGAACTGTTATATCTTCCAA GGGAGTCAGGATTAGAAGTACTTTAGGTTTCGTTGAGGTTGTTGTTGGTTGTTCAATAGTTGAGGCCAAGTTAAGCTCTTCAGATGTGAGTTGTAACTCTGGAGCAGAGCAAAAACAGAGGATTCATTTGCACCTCAAGAAGTTTTTCAGTGGCCAACGTTTCTCTTCTCAATATTTTCTTAACTGTATATCATCAAAACACAAAGAGGGGGATATTGTGTATGTCAGTGGTAAG GTCAAGAAGGTACTTTCTAGTGGGCATTATGATTTGAAGGAGTACACTATTGACAAGCTCGAAGAAGAGGAGCAACAAAGCGCCCTGCTTGATAGGAAACCATATCCTATATATCCATCAAAAGCGGGACTGGAAGCACGTTTGCTGGGACAGTCCATCTCTAG GGCCTTGAAGATGCTGACTCCAGACATTGATCCTATCCCTCCTGAGGTTCTCACTGAGTTCAACTTGGCAAATCTGTTTGAT GCTTACATGGGGATTCACAAACCTAAGAATCGAGATGAAGCTGATTTTGCTCGCCGAAGGCTTATATTCGATGATTTCTTTTATCTCCAG CTGGGAAGACTATTTCAAATGCTTGAAGCAGTTGGTACACGGGTTGAAAAGGAAGAATTGCTATATAAGTGTGAAAATCATGAGTTAAATGCTGTTGGTGTCGATCAGTGGTCTCCTCTGGCCAATAAATTGTTGAAGTCTCTCCCTTATTCACTTACTGCTAGTCAACTAAATGCTGTTAAAGAGATTATATGGGATCTCAGAAGACCAGTTCCTATGAACAGGCTCTTGCAA GGGGATGTTGGTTGTGGTAAAACTATTGTTGCTTTCCTAGCATGTATGGAGGTTGTTAACTCAGGATTTCAG GCTGCTTTCATGGTTCCAACTGAGATACTTGCTGTTCAGCATTATGAACACCTGACTTCATTGCTGGAGAAGTTAGATGGAGATGAATGCAAACCAAATATTGCCTTGCTAACTGGTTCAACTTCCACCAGAGAGTCGAGGATAATTCGGAAT GGTCTCAAGACTGGAGAAATATCAATGGTCATTGGAACACACACCTTAATAGCTGATAAAACTGACTTTTCAGCTTTACGTATCTCTGTTATAGATGAGCAGCAACGTTTTGGTGTTATCCAACGAGGAAGGTTCAATAATAAG CTGTATACTTCGTCTTCAAAGCTGAGTGATGAAAATACAAGCGAAGATGCGGCTTCTGATTCTGAAACATTTATGGCTCCCCATGTTCTTGCTATGTCAGCTACCCCAATTCCAAGAACACTGGCTCTTGCTTTATATGGGGATATGTCTCTTACTCAG ATTACAGATTTGCCTCCAGGAAGGCAACCCATAGAAACTCTTGCTCTTGAAGGAAATGACGCTGGGTTTGAAACTGTTTTCCAG ATGATGAGGGATGAGCTTATGGATGGGGGCAAAGTGTATCTCGTTTATCCTATCATAGAAGAATCAGAGCACCTACCACAACTTCATGCTGCCAAAGCCGATTTTGATTCGATAAAACAGAAGTTTGAAGGCTATCCATGTGGGTTGTTGCATGGTCGCATGAAGGGCCCAGAGAAGGATGAAGCTCTGGGCAGTTTCAGATCCGGGGAAACGCGTATTCTCCTGGCAACGCAAGTTATTGAGATCGGAGTGGATGTTCCTGATGCTTCTATGATGATTGTCATGAATGCCGAGAGATTCGGAATGTCTCAGCTGCACCAGTTAAGAGGGCGGGTCGGTCGCGGGGGAAAGAAATCCAGATGTGTGTTCCTGTCCTCCACTTCCAGCACATTGCCAAGGTTGAAGGTGCTTGAAAATTCATCCGACGGGTTCCACCTAGCTAACGCCGACCTGGTGATGCGTGGCCCTGGCGATCTACTTGGCAAGAAACAGTCGGGGCATCTTCCCGAGTTTCCAATAGCCAGACTGGAGATTGATGGGAGTATTCTGCAAGAAGCCCATCTTGCTGCGCTA AAAGTTTTGGGAACAAGCAACGACCTGTCGATGTTTCCACGTTTGAAAGTGGAGCTCAGCATGAGGCAGCCGTTGTGCCTTCTGGGAGATTGA